A genome region from Cucurbita pepo subsp. pepo cultivar mu-cu-16 chromosome LG02, ASM280686v2, whole genome shotgun sequence includes the following:
- the LOC111785905 gene encoding transcription factor bHLH110-like isoform X2, with translation MESTANLHQLQDQLLVPPLPPSSSPSSSSTIVPSFLDHGWTPNISLNNNNSCNYNTRVLNGLSSSFPVRSDCGVKNTNSSMLLQDLGFQWNGVSSSGSFFSQFLHAGGKIKEEMLNSPSTNQDFHPFPSTNHVKNNDSDLNDPSHKLFIKTLINGGDHTEPGEFFNKIYPSINVSDWNLSSPPPPPPPPFSNSLDLNLQTPPDLFHSQDSFGIFKQTLSDFHDQIHPPPSAAILPCISSKVTTPFSPELTEPKRPCTCIEPTLNQPSPPPPPLKKSRLDSRASCPPFKVRKEKLGDRIAALQQLVAPFGKTDTASVLMEAIGYIKFLQNQVETLSVPYMKPSCNKTTGPTYRSPVEGGHEGQLDRDLRSRGLCLVPLGCLSYVAGDGGGIWTPPGFNGGTSR, from the exons ATGGAGTCTACGGCTAACCTCCATCAGCTTCAAGACCAGCTTCTTgttcctcctcttcctccctCGTCGTCTCCGTCGTCTTCCTCGACCATCGTTCCATCGTTCCTCGACCATGGCTGGACTCCCAATATCTCTTTG aataataataatagttgcAACTACAACACAAGAGTATTGAATGGATTGAGTTCTTCATTTCCAGTAAGATCAGATTGTGGGGTGAAAAATACGAACAGTTCAATGCTTCTTCAAGATTTGGGGTTTCAGTGGAACGGTGTGAGTTCTTCAGGGAGCTTCTTCTCTCAGTTTCTCCATGCTGGTGGAAAGATCAAAGAAGAGATGTTGAACAGTCCTTCTACAAATCAAGATTTCCATCCTTTTCCTTCTACAAATCACGTCAAGAATAATGATTCCGATCTGAATGATCCCAGCCACAAGCTCTTCATCAAAACCCTGATCAACGGTGGTGATCATACTGAACCTGGAGAATTCTTCAACAAGATTTACCCAAGTATTAATGTCTCTGATTGGAACCTCtcatctcctcctcctcctccgccgccgccctTCTCAAATTCCTTAGATTTGAACTTACAAACGCCGCCAGATTTGTTCCACTCACAAGATAGCTTCGgtatttttaaacaaactCTCTCTGATTTTCACGATCAGATCCATCCGCCGCCGTCCGCGGCGATTCTCCCATGCATTTCAAGTAAG GTGACAACACCCTTCAGCCCTGAACTAACTGAACCAAAACGACCTTGTACCTGCATCGAACCAACGCTCAATCAaccatctcctcctcctcctcctcttaaGAAATCGCGATTGGACTCACGCGCTTCTTGCCCTCCATTTAAG gttagaaaagagaaattaggTGATAGAATTGCTGCCCTCCAACAATTGGTCGCACCCTTTGGCAAG ACAGACACAGCATCTGTGTTAATGGAGGCCATTGGATACATTAAATTCCTTCAAAATCAAGTCGag ACGTTGAGCGTTCCATACATGAAGCCCTCCTGCAACAAAACCACTGGGCCGACATATCGg AGTCCGGTGGAGGGTGGACATGAAGGGCAGCTAGATCGAGATCTCAGAAGTAGAGGGCTGTGCTTGGTTCCATTGGGGTGCTTGTCTTACGTGGCCGGCGACGGCGGCGGAATTTGGACGCCACCGGGTTTTAATGGAGGAACTTCTagataa
- the LOC111785905 gene encoding transcription factor bHLH110-like isoform X1 codes for MESTANLHQLQDQLLVPPLPPSSSPSSSSTIVPSFLDHGWTPNISLNNNNNNSCNYNTRVLNGLSSSFPVRSDCGVKNTNSSMLLQDLGFQWNGVSSSGSFFSQFLHAGGKIKEEMLNSPSTNQDFHPFPSTNHVKNNDSDLNDPSHKLFIKTLINGGDHTEPGEFFNKIYPSINVSDWNLSSPPPPPPPPFSNSLDLNLQTPPDLFHSQDSFGIFKQTLSDFHDQIHPPPSAAILPCISSKVTTPFSPELTEPKRPCTCIEPTLNQPSPPPPPLKKSRLDSRASCPPFKVRKEKLGDRIAALQQLVAPFGKTDTASVLMEAIGYIKFLQNQVETLSVPYMKPSCNKTTGPTYRSPVEGGHEGQLDRDLRSRGLCLVPLGCLSYVAGDGGGIWTPPGFNGGTSR; via the exons ATGGAGTCTACGGCTAACCTCCATCAGCTTCAAGACCAGCTTCTTgttcctcctcttcctccctCGTCGTCTCCGTCGTCTTCCTCGACCATCGTTCCATCGTTCCTCGACCATGGCTGGACTCCCAATATCTCTTT gaataataataataataatagttgcAACTACAACACAAGAGTATTGAATGGATTGAGTTCTTCATTTCCAGTAAGATCAGATTGTGGGGTGAAAAATACGAACAGTTCAATGCTTCTTCAAGATTTGGGGTTTCAGTGGAACGGTGTGAGTTCTTCAGGGAGCTTCTTCTCTCAGTTTCTCCATGCTGGTGGAAAGATCAAAGAAGAGATGTTGAACAGTCCTTCTACAAATCAAGATTTCCATCCTTTTCCTTCTACAAATCACGTCAAGAATAATGATTCCGATCTGAATGATCCCAGCCACAAGCTCTTCATCAAAACCCTGATCAACGGTGGTGATCATACTGAACCTGGAGAATTCTTCAACAAGATTTACCCAAGTATTAATGTCTCTGATTGGAACCTCtcatctcctcctcctcctccgccgccgccctTCTCAAATTCCTTAGATTTGAACTTACAAACGCCGCCAGATTTGTTCCACTCACAAGATAGCTTCGgtatttttaaacaaactCTCTCTGATTTTCACGATCAGATCCATCCGCCGCCGTCCGCGGCGATTCTCCCATGCATTTCAAGTAAG GTGACAACACCCTTCAGCCCTGAACTAACTGAACCAAAACGACCTTGTACCTGCATCGAACCAACGCTCAATCAaccatctcctcctcctcctcctcttaaGAAATCGCGATTGGACTCACGCGCTTCTTGCCCTCCATTTAAG gttagaaaagagaaattaggTGATAGAATTGCTGCCCTCCAACAATTGGTCGCACCCTTTGGCAAG ACAGACACAGCATCTGTGTTAATGGAGGCCATTGGATACATTAAATTCCTTCAAAATCAAGTCGag ACGTTGAGCGTTCCATACATGAAGCCCTCCTGCAACAAAACCACTGGGCCGACATATCGg AGTCCGGTGGAGGGTGGACATGAAGGGCAGCTAGATCGAGATCTCAGAAGTAGAGGGCTGTGCTTGGTTCCATTGGGGTGCTTGTCTTACGTGGCCGGCGACGGCGGCGGAATTTGGACGCCACCGGGTTTTAATGGAGGAACTTCTagataa
- the LOC111785905 gene encoding transcription factor bHLH110-like isoform X3, whose amino-acid sequence MAGLPISLLRSDCGVKNTNSSMLLQDLGFQWNGVSSSGSFFSQFLHAGGKIKEEMLNSPSTNQDFHPFPSTNHVKNNDSDLNDPSHKLFIKTLINGGDHTEPGEFFNKIYPSINVSDWNLSSPPPPPPPPFSNSLDLNLQTPPDLFHSQDSFGIFKQTLSDFHDQIHPPPSAAILPCISSKVTTPFSPELTEPKRPCTCIEPTLNQPSPPPPPLKKSRLDSRASCPPFKVRKEKLGDRIAALQQLVAPFGKTDTASVLMEAIGYIKFLQNQVETLSVPYMKPSCNKTTGPTYRSPVEGGHEGQLDRDLRSRGLCLVPLGCLSYVAGDGGGIWTPPGFNGGTSR is encoded by the exons ATGGCTGGACTCCCAATATCTCTTT TAAGATCAGATTGTGGGGTGAAAAATACGAACAGTTCAATGCTTCTTCAAGATTTGGGGTTTCAGTGGAACGGTGTGAGTTCTTCAGGGAGCTTCTTCTCTCAGTTTCTCCATGCTGGTGGAAAGATCAAAGAAGAGATGTTGAACAGTCCTTCTACAAATCAAGATTTCCATCCTTTTCCTTCTACAAATCACGTCAAGAATAATGATTCCGATCTGAATGATCCCAGCCACAAGCTCTTCATCAAAACCCTGATCAACGGTGGTGATCATACTGAACCTGGAGAATTCTTCAACAAGATTTACCCAAGTATTAATGTCTCTGATTGGAACCTCtcatctcctcctcctcctccgccgccgccctTCTCAAATTCCTTAGATTTGAACTTACAAACGCCGCCAGATTTGTTCCACTCACAAGATAGCTTCGgtatttttaaacaaactCTCTCTGATTTTCACGATCAGATCCATCCGCCGCCGTCCGCGGCGATTCTCCCATGCATTTCAAGTAAG GTGACAACACCCTTCAGCCCTGAACTAACTGAACCAAAACGACCTTGTACCTGCATCGAACCAACGCTCAATCAaccatctcctcctcctcctcctcttaaGAAATCGCGATTGGACTCACGCGCTTCTTGCCCTCCATTTAAG gttagaaaagagaaattaggTGATAGAATTGCTGCCCTCCAACAATTGGTCGCACCCTTTGGCAAG ACAGACACAGCATCTGTGTTAATGGAGGCCATTGGATACATTAAATTCCTTCAAAATCAAGTCGag ACGTTGAGCGTTCCATACATGAAGCCCTCCTGCAACAAAACCACTGGGCCGACATATCGg AGTCCGGTGGAGGGTGGACATGAAGGGCAGCTAGATCGAGATCTCAGAAGTAGAGGGCTGTGCTTGGTTCCATTGGGGTGCTTGTCTTACGTGGCCGGCGACGGCGGCGGAATTTGGACGCCACCGGGTTTTAATGGAGGAACTTCTagataa
- the LOC111788885 gene encoding bifunctional nuclease 1-like yields the protein MGSLQGPVVCPTFRAKQAGFCSLPIKRSLMAFSFRRGEFWGFTGINGLNAKFPAISRKGCARKCTTVRCSFSSSSDDNGSTAENFNEKDEEYVESSVVEAVEVKSGADGFMIKMRDGRHLRCVHNNPHGGHLPDYAPHPAIVLKMEDGTGLLLPIIVLEMPSVLLMAAVRNVPIARPTMYQVVKEMIDKMGYEVKLVRVTKRVHEAYFAQLYLSKIGCDTDCLSFDLRPSDAINIAVRCKVPIQVNKYLAYSDGMRVVETGKLSTQTPATDGLLFTELDRPSGQPCVEAKEFDLVRNMLIAAVEERYRDAAQWRDKLNLLRARKNLA from the exons ATGGGGTCTTTGCAAGGACCAGTTGTTTGCCCTACTTTTCGTGCGAAGCAAGCAGGATTTTGTTCTCTGCCAATTAAGCGTTCTTTGATGGCTTTTAGTTTTCGAAGAGGTGAATTTTGGGGATTTACAGGGATCAACGGTTTGAATGCTAAGTTTCCAGCTATTTCTCGCAAAGGTTGTGCTAGAAAATGCACGACAGTGCGTTGCAGCTTCAGTTCATCATCTGACGACAATGGAAGTACAGCAGAGAACTTCAACGAGAAGGACGAAGAGTACGTTGAATCGAGTGTGGTTGAGGCTG TTGAGGTGAAAAGTGGTGCGGATGGTTTCATGATTAAAATGAGGGATGGTAGGCACTTAAGGTGTGTTCACAACAACCCTCACGGTGGGCATCTGCCTGATTATGCTCCACATCCCGCAATTGTGTTGAAGATGGAAGATGGAActggtcttcttcttcccataATCGTGT TGGAAATGCCAAGCGTTCTGCTCATGGCTGCTGTGCGCAATGTTCCAATT GCCAGGCCAACCATGTATCAAGTGGTGAAAGAGATGATTGACAAGATGGGTTATGAA GTCAAACTTGTAAGGGTTACCAAGAGAGTGCATGAGGCATATTTTGCTCAGTTATACCTCTCAAAG ATTGGTTGTGACACTGACTGCCTCAGCTTTGATCTTCGACCTTCGGATGCTATAAACATTGCAGTCCGATGCAAG GTCCCAATTCAAGTGAACAAGTACCTTGCATACAGTGACGGTATGCGAGTTGTTGAAACTGGGAAGCTGTCAACCCAGACCCCTGCTACGGACGGTTTACTATTCACCGAACTGGATAG gcCCAGTGGTCAGCCTTGTGTGGAAgccaaagaatttgatttggtGAGGAATATGCTGATTGCTGCTGTTGAAGAGCGCTACAGAGATGCTG CTCAGTGGAGGGACAAGCTCAATCTGCTTAGGGCTAGGAAGAATTTGGCATAA